From one Streptomyces sp. CA-210063 genomic stretch:
- a CDS encoding ABC transporter substrate-binding protein, with product MDLSRRGFLQAAVFTAAASGLTVACGGDSESGGTKNGKNLTMWYWGGALSDKVVTEAKTHFKGQIKLTSASIGGDFKQKLTTTLSAGGDSVPDITGIKGEDIASFLPNADRFLDLNDLGFKKISSQYLEWKTKLAQTEDGKQIGFPIDIGPTALFYRADLFDKAGLPTDPAKVAAEAKTWDDYFALGTELKKALPDIFLVNNISSVFNIAVGQGTKRFIDEDNHFIGDQDHIRTAWETAIRPYTLGIDAKINDQTWNAAIGKNLATELGAAWHALDIESAAPGTKGKWRVCATPNGPANQGGSYLALPSQCRNPEEAFKIISWILSPDNNAKSYTDAAIFPASPATYAMDAMTGPDAFFGGQKIIEVFGPAAEAIPVSYEAPADSAVMAPFMAELSSIEAKGKKPDDAWNDAVSQAKQIARRQGVN from the coding sequence GTGGACCTTTCTCGTAGAGGCTTCCTCCAGGCTGCCGTGTTCACCGCGGCAGCCTCCGGCCTGACCGTCGCCTGTGGTGGCGACTCGGAATCCGGCGGTACCAAGAACGGCAAGAACCTGACCATGTGGTACTGGGGCGGCGCCCTCAGCGACAAGGTGGTCACCGAGGCCAAGACCCACTTCAAGGGCCAGATCAAGCTGACCAGCGCCTCCATCGGCGGCGACTTCAAGCAGAAGCTCACCACCACCCTCTCGGCGGGCGGCGACTCGGTGCCGGACATCACCGGCATCAAGGGCGAGGACATCGCCTCCTTCCTCCCCAACGCCGACCGCTTCCTCGACCTGAACGACCTGGGCTTCAAGAAGATCTCGTCCCAGTACCTGGAGTGGAAGACCAAGCTCGCCCAGACCGAGGACGGCAAGCAGATCGGGTTCCCGATCGACATCGGTCCCACCGCGCTCTTCTACCGCGCGGATCTGTTCGACAAGGCCGGGCTGCCCACCGACCCGGCCAAGGTCGCCGCCGAGGCCAAGACCTGGGACGACTACTTCGCTCTCGGCACCGAGCTGAAGAAGGCACTGCCCGACATCTTCCTGGTCAACAACATCAGCTCGGTGTTCAACATCGCGGTCGGCCAGGGCACCAAGCGGTTCATCGACGAGGACAACCACTTCATCGGCGACCAGGACCACATCCGCACCGCGTGGGAAACGGCGATCCGCCCCTACACGCTCGGCATCGACGCCAAGATCAACGACCAGACCTGGAACGCCGCCATCGGCAAGAACCTGGCCACCGAACTCGGCGCCGCCTGGCACGCGCTGGACATCGAGTCGGCCGCCCCGGGCACCAAGGGCAAGTGGCGGGTCTGCGCGACGCCCAATGGGCCGGCCAACCAGGGCGGCTCCTACCTGGCCCTGCCCTCGCAGTGCCGGAACCCCGAAGAGGCGTTCAAGATCATCAGCTGGATCCTCAGCCCGGACAACAACGCCAAGAGCTACACCGACGCCGCCATCTTCCCCGCCTCCCCGGCCACGTACGCGATGGACGCCATGACGGGTCCCGACGCATTCTTCGGCGGGCAGAAGATCATCGAGGTCTTCGGCCCGGCCGCCGAGGCCATCCCCGTGAGCTACGAGGCACCCGCCGACTCGGCGGTCATGGCTCCCTTCATGGCCGAGCTGAGCAGCATCGAGGCCAAGGGCAAGAAGCCCGACGACGCCTGGAACGACGCAGTGAGCCAGGCCAAGCAGATCGCCCGGCGACAGGGGGTGAACTGA
- a CDS encoding carbohydrate kinase family protein, with protein sequence MDDDRPDVLLTGLLFYDLVLTGLGRPPTPGEEIWTDGMGCGPGGIANLAVAAARFGLKTSLATVFGDDYYGFHCRDVLAVQENIDLSLSRTADGWHTPVTVSLAHGNDRALVTHGQEPPYSQDVLMGVPPESRTALVHLEAEPREWLAKAAANGTHIYADVGWDPTQQWSRDLLDQLALCHAFLPNETEAMAYTRTDSAVAALGTLSELVPVAVVTRGGEGAVAVDQTTGEYAEVPALDVDVLDATGAGDVFGASFVAASLGGWPLAERLRFAVLSAGLSVGHHGGGLAAPGWYGVDRWWRSLTDPDLKKAYGFLTDRIPADVGPPVLHAPVTPPARLH encoded by the coding sequence GTGGACGACGACCGGCCCGATGTGCTGCTGACCGGGCTGCTCTTCTACGACCTCGTGCTCACGGGGCTGGGAAGGCCGCCGACACCCGGCGAGGAGATCTGGACCGACGGCATGGGCTGCGGTCCGGGCGGCATCGCCAACCTGGCGGTGGCCGCCGCGCGTTTCGGCCTGAAGACCTCCCTGGCGACGGTCTTCGGCGACGACTACTACGGCTTCCACTGCCGTGACGTCCTCGCCGTACAGGAGAACATCGACCTCTCCCTCTCGCGCACCGCCGACGGCTGGCACACCCCCGTCACCGTCTCCCTCGCCCACGGCAACGACCGGGCTCTCGTCACCCACGGCCAGGAGCCGCCGTACTCGCAGGACGTGCTCATGGGCGTGCCGCCCGAGTCGCGCACGGCGCTCGTGCACCTCGAGGCCGAGCCGCGCGAGTGGCTCGCCAAGGCCGCCGCGAACGGCACGCACATCTACGCGGACGTCGGCTGGGACCCCACCCAGCAGTGGTCCCGCGACCTGCTCGACCAACTCGCCCTGTGCCACGCCTTCCTCCCCAACGAGACGGAGGCGATGGCGTACACCCGTACCGACAGCGCGGTCGCCGCGCTCGGCACGCTCAGCGAGCTGGTACCGGTGGCCGTGGTCACACGCGGCGGCGAGGGCGCGGTCGCGGTGGACCAGACGACCGGCGAGTACGCGGAGGTCCCGGCCCTCGACGTCGACGTGCTCGACGCGACGGGCGCCGGAGACGTCTTCGGCGCGAGCTTCGTCGCCGCCTCCCTCGGCGGCTGGCCCCTGGCGGAGCGGCTGCGGTTCGCCGTACTCTCCGCCGGACTGTCCGTGGGCCACCACGGCGGAGGCCTGGCCGCACCCGGTTGGTACGGCGTCGACCGCTGGTGGCGCTCGCTGACCGACCCCGACCTGAAGAAGGCCTACGGCTTCCTCACGGACCGCATCCCCGCCGACGTCGGCCCGCCGGTGCTCCACGCCCCGGTCACCCCGCCCGCGCGGCTCCACTGA
- a CDS encoding carbohydrate ABC transporter permease: protein MLSYWRQYLAISPFYLIFAAFSFAPVFYSLYLSFQRYDGLGTKQFVGLQQYEFLWNDPVFWLSIRNTLLIWVLSTVPTLFGALVLATLLHSVRRFKGFYRIALYIPNVTSIVAVAIFFGAVFSNNFGLVNAILGTVGIEPVPWLSNPWLIKVVIAALMTWMWTGYNMIIYLAGLQAIPQSIYEAAKMDGAGPVRTFFQITIPIMRPIILFTVVISTINGLQSFSEPQVLFASNAANANLGGPGQAGLTTLLYFYQSAFLDNDYGYGAAIVWAFFVLIIVLVVINWRIVQRGRKS, encoded by the coding sequence GTGCTGTCGTACTGGCGGCAGTACCTGGCGATCTCGCCCTTCTATCTGATCTTCGCCGCGTTCTCCTTCGCTCCCGTCTTCTATTCGCTGTACCTGTCCTTCCAGCGCTACGACGGCCTGGGCACCAAGCAGTTCGTGGGTCTGCAGCAGTACGAGTTCCTCTGGAACGACCCGGTCTTCTGGCTGTCGATCCGCAACACCCTGCTGATCTGGGTGCTGTCCACGGTGCCCACGCTGTTCGGCGCCCTGGTGCTGGCGACGCTGCTGCACTCGGTGCGCCGCTTCAAGGGCTTCTACCGCATCGCCCTGTACATACCGAACGTCACCTCGATCGTCGCCGTGGCGATCTTCTTCGGCGCGGTGTTCAGCAACAACTTCGGGCTGGTCAACGCGATCCTGGGCACGGTCGGCATCGAGCCCGTCCCGTGGCTGAGCAATCCATGGCTGATCAAGGTGGTGATCGCGGCGCTGATGACCTGGATGTGGACCGGCTACAACATGATCATCTATCTGGCCGGCCTCCAGGCCATTCCGCAGTCGATCTATGAGGCGGCCAAGATGGACGGCGCCGGCCCCGTCCGCACCTTCTTCCAGATCACCATTCCGATCATGCGGCCGATCATCCTGTTCACCGTCGTCATCTCGACCATCAACGGTCTGCAGAGCTTCAGCGAACCCCAGGTGCTCTTCGCCAGCAACGCGGCCAACGCGAACCTCGGCGGCCCCGGCCAGGCGGGCCTGACCACGCTGCTGTACTTCTACCAGTCGGCCTTCCTCGACAACGACTACGGCTATGGCGCCGCCATCGTGTGGGCCTTCTTCGTACTGATCATCGTGCTCGTCGTCATCAACTGGCGCATCGTGCAGCGAGGGAGGAAGTCATGA
- a CDS encoding LamG-like jellyroll fold domain-containing protein, which yields MCTSHEHDQGEAAQAGAGRRQFLRATALVGAAATTAATLPAATAQAAGAESAASTARWRPDPDSRRFTLAVMPDTQYLFDGPSIDKAPVEASLRYLLEHGGEENIVFLSHLGDLTENGAQAEVTAISEAFALLDRRGVGYSVLAGNHDVKSSTNDQRGATPYLDAFGPRRFQGKKTFGGASPDGYNTFHLFRAAGREWMVLALDWRLSAQGYAWAEDVIARHPKTPVILTTHELVVDDDTLSSYGQQLWDRLIEDHDQIFLTLNGHYWPAARATRENAAGNEVHLHLTNYQNRYFGGAAMIRLYRFDLDRNTIDVETVSPWILGRAAKGLNELERQEMELSGDADRFSVDIDFAERFSGFAPVPARPARPVSRMLLPGTVAYWRFEAPATDTVRDLSGRGNDLTLVSVGGGELGWSADHHPDQPGHGSLEFQGYKSPLRGAYLRTVDGAPLNSATFRDGYTIEAFYRLPADWDPAHHAWGGLVSRTGTGGAAGKTEGDPDEPLATLSLSDGPGPQWAVRPLNQQGIATNWGDETAPERWWHVAVVNDGRHTTMYVQGCPVARNPHAPAVGLTSVGLPWLLGGYEYGGRIDQILHGRLGDVRIVERALPVKSFMNH from the coding sequence GTGTGTACTTCGCATGAGCACGACCAGGGCGAGGCGGCCCAGGCAGGCGCGGGCAGACGCCAGTTCCTGCGCGCGACCGCGCTGGTGGGGGCGGCGGCCACCACCGCCGCCACGCTGCCGGCGGCCACCGCGCAGGCCGCCGGCGCCGAGTCCGCGGCCTCCACCGCACGGTGGCGGCCCGACCCGGACAGCCGCCGCTTCACACTGGCGGTGATGCCCGACACGCAGTACCTCTTCGACGGGCCGAGCATCGACAAGGCGCCCGTCGAGGCGTCGCTGCGTTATCTGTTGGAGCACGGGGGGGAGGAGAACATCGTCTTCCTCTCCCACCTGGGCGACCTCACGGAGAACGGCGCACAGGCCGAAGTCACCGCGATCAGTGAGGCGTTCGCACTCCTGGACCGGCGAGGCGTGGGCTACAGCGTCCTCGCGGGCAACCACGACGTGAAGTCGTCGACGAACGACCAGCGCGGCGCGACCCCCTACCTGGACGCGTTCGGGCCCCGGCGCTTCCAGGGCAAGAAGACGTTCGGGGGCGCCTCCCCCGACGGCTACAACACCTTCCACCTGTTCCGGGCCGCCGGGCGTGAGTGGATGGTGCTCGCGCTGGACTGGCGGCTGTCGGCGCAGGGGTACGCCTGGGCCGAGGACGTGATCGCCCGGCATCCGAAGACGCCGGTGATCCTCACCACGCACGAACTGGTCGTCGACGACGACACCCTGTCGTCGTACGGGCAGCAGTTGTGGGACCGGCTGATCGAGGACCACGACCAGATCTTCCTGACCCTCAACGGCCACTACTGGCCGGCGGCCCGCGCGACCCGCGAGAACGCGGCGGGCAACGAGGTCCACCTCCACCTGACGAACTACCAGAACCGGTACTTCGGCGGCGCGGCGATGATCCGCCTGTACCGCTTCGACCTCGACCGGAACACCATCGACGTGGAGACCGTCTCCCCGTGGATCCTGGGCCGTGCCGCGAAGGGGCTCAACGAGCTGGAGCGGCAGGAGATGGAACTGAGCGGCGACGCCGACCGGTTCTCGGTCGACATCGACTTCGCCGAACGTTTCTCCGGCTTCGCCCCGGTGCCGGCTCGTCCGGCACGGCCCGTGTCGCGGATGCTGCTCCCGGGCACGGTCGCCTACTGGCGCTTCGAGGCACCCGCGACGGACACCGTGCGGGATCTCTCCGGGCGCGGCAACGACCTCACGCTCGTCTCGGTGGGCGGCGGCGAGCTGGGCTGGTCCGCCGACCACCACCCCGACCAGCCCGGACACGGCAGCCTGGAGTTCCAGGGCTACAAGTCGCCGCTGCGGGGCGCGTATCTGCGTACGGTCGACGGGGCGCCGCTCAACTCGGCGACGTTCAGGGACGGTTACACCATCGAGGCGTTCTACCGGCTGCCCGCCGACTGGGACCCCGCGCACCACGCCTGGGGCGGTCTGGTCAGCCGCACCGGCACGGGTGGCGCCGCCGGCAAGACCGAGGGCGACCCCGACGAGCCGCTCGCCACGCTGTCCCTCTCCGACGGCCCGGGGCCGCAGTGGGCGGTGCGGCCGCTCAACCAGCAGGGCATCGCCACCAACTGGGGCGACGAGACGGCACCGGAGCGGTGGTGGCACGTCGCCGTCGTCAACGACGGCAGGCACACCACGATGTACGTGCAGGGCTGCCCGGTCGCCCGCAACCCGCACGCCCCCGCCGTGGGCCTCACCTCCGTCGGCCTCCCCTGGCTGCTCGGCGGCTACGAGTACGGCGGCAGGATCGACCAGATCCTGCACGGACGGCTCGGTGACGTCCGCATCGTCGAACGGGCGCTGCCCGTCAAGTCGTTCATGAATCACTGA
- a CDS encoding glycoside hydrolase family 2 TIM barrel-domain containing protein: protein MTDALFALRPWEAPEVTSWGRLPMNAVDRRAQALSLDGRWRFQLLPSPEREPGPGWSWARLPGSWALQVAEDPPQYTNVRMPWAQFPPGSPAENPTGVYEREIDIPADWAGRRIVLHVGAAESVLLVHVDQRPVGISKDSHLAAEFDLSDLVLPGERATVRLTVVKWSDASHIEDQDQWWLGGITRSVLLYATDPLYLADVSVRTRCDGELRVDCWVRSAAGAGALPEGWYVSGELDGRLLAQDREFDRLNAEDERVSDFLGEARMGTVVPDVRTWNAETPELYDLTVRLHRADGTVADTSHHRIGFREVEIRGRDLLVNGERVYLRGVNRHDFHPLTGRTVSYEDMRADLLTLKRFGFNAIRTAHYPNDPALYDLADELGFYVVDEADIESHDHAHEIADDPRYLGAFVDRVSRMALRDKNHPSVIVWSLGNESDYGANHDAAAGWLRRHDPTRPVQYEGAAKLDWAATDDASDIACPMYAPIEDCVAHALSGEQTRPLIQCEYSHAMGNSNGTLADTWAAIEGTPGLQGGFIWEFWDHGILQRVSDGRPAGRGGVGLYENGVAGPGLRWAYGGDFGETIHDGAFIADGVVFPDRTPKPVMFEHREIAAPVRLSVEGEGTWRVLRVHNRQHFRDLSWLAAEWEFAAADGGTWTVPAQLPAVPPGGSAVIDRPEVPGGAGEIWLTLRVTTAADEPWAPRGTEVCCPQIQWYEADAGEPVVGAEEELGHIPPPETDENGLLLHPLLASPPGLSLWRAPTDNDVLGGMAGRWRELGLDRVEREPVAVERKGSTVRVRSRWMTGAGAVEHEQTFTALVDGRVLVEETAVLPEELTDVARVGTVFETVGGFDHLAWYGQGPWESYPDRAAGAPVGHHSAAVDELFTPYLRPQESGGRHGVRHFTLSGGRHALGVRLDRPRQVSATRHRATDLAAAAHHDELAPRPGCVVHIDAAHRGLGTASCGPDTSPAYLVPPGVHRWSWTLRAL from the coding sequence ATGACCGACGCGCTCTTCGCCCTGCGCCCCTGGGAAGCACCTGAGGTGACCTCCTGGGGGCGGCTGCCCATGAACGCCGTCGACCGGCGCGCCCAGGCGCTGTCGCTCGACGGCCGCTGGCGGTTCCAGCTCCTGCCGTCGCCCGAGCGAGAACCGGGCCCCGGCTGGTCGTGGGCCCGACTTCCCGGTTCCTGGGCCCTCCAGGTGGCGGAGGACCCCCCGCAGTACACCAACGTCCGGATGCCGTGGGCTCAGTTCCCGCCGGGTTCGCCGGCCGAGAACCCGACCGGTGTGTACGAGCGGGAGATCGACATACCCGCCGACTGGGCCGGCCGCCGGATCGTCCTCCATGTCGGCGCCGCCGAGAGCGTGCTGCTGGTCCACGTGGACCAGCGGCCCGTCGGCATCTCCAAGGACTCCCATCTGGCCGCCGAGTTCGACCTCTCGGACCTGGTCCTCCCCGGGGAGAGGGCCACCGTGCGGCTCACGGTGGTGAAGTGGTCCGACGCCTCGCACATCGAGGACCAGGACCAGTGGTGGCTCGGCGGGATCACCCGCTCGGTGCTGCTGTACGCCACCGATCCGCTGTATCTCGCGGACGTCAGCGTGCGGACGCGGTGCGACGGGGAGCTGCGGGTGGACTGCTGGGTGCGCTCGGCCGCGGGGGCGGGCGCGCTGCCCGAGGGGTGGTACGTCAGCGGGGAACTGGACGGTCGACTGCTCGCCCAGGACCGCGAGTTCGACCGGCTCAACGCCGAGGACGAGCGGGTCTCCGACTTCCTCGGCGAGGCCCGTATGGGGACGGTCGTCCCCGACGTACGGACCTGGAACGCCGAGACCCCCGAGCTGTACGACCTCACCGTCCGCCTGCACCGCGCCGACGGCACGGTCGCCGACACCTCGCACCACCGGATCGGCTTCCGCGAGGTCGAGATCCGCGGCCGGGACCTGCTGGTCAACGGGGAGCGGGTCTACCTCCGGGGCGTGAACCGGCACGACTTCCACCCGCTGACGGGGCGGACGGTGTCGTACGAGGACATGCGCGCGGACCTGCTCACGCTGAAGCGGTTCGGCTTCAACGCGATCCGTACCGCGCACTACCCGAACGACCCCGCCCTGTACGACCTCGCGGACGAGCTCGGCTTCTACGTCGTCGACGAGGCGGACATCGAGTCGCACGACCACGCCCATGAGATCGCCGACGACCCGCGCTATCTGGGCGCCTTCGTGGACCGCGTCTCCCGTATGGCGCTGCGGGACAAGAACCATCCGTCGGTGATCGTCTGGTCGCTGGGCAACGAGTCCGACTACGGGGCCAACCACGACGCGGCGGCGGGCTGGCTGCGACGCCACGATCCGACGCGGCCGGTGCAGTACGAGGGTGCCGCGAAGCTGGACTGGGCGGCCACGGACGACGCCTCCGACATCGCCTGCCCGATGTACGCGCCCATCGAGGACTGTGTGGCGCACGCGCTGTCGGGTGAGCAGACCCGGCCGCTGATCCAGTGCGAGTACTCGCACGCCATGGGCAACAGCAACGGCACCCTGGCCGACACGTGGGCCGCCATCGAGGGCACCCCAGGTCTTCAGGGCGGGTTCATCTGGGAGTTCTGGGACCACGGCATTCTCCAGCGGGTGAGCGATGGCAGACCGGCCGGGCGCGGTGGCGTCGGGCTGTACGAGAACGGAGTCGCCGGCCCCGGCCTGCGCTGGGCCTACGGCGGCGACTTCGGCGAGACGATCCACGACGGCGCCTTCATCGCCGACGGGGTCGTCTTCCCCGACCGCACGCCCAAGCCGGTGATGTTCGAGCACCGGGAGATCGCCGCCCCGGTGCGGCTGTCCGTGGAGGGCGAGGGCACCTGGCGGGTCCTGCGGGTGCACAACCGGCAGCATTTCCGCGATCTGTCGTGGCTGGCCGCCGAGTGGGAGTTCGCGGCGGCCGACGGCGGGACCTGGACGGTGCCGGCCCAGCTGCCCGCCGTACCGCCCGGCGGCTCGGCCGTCATCGACCGGCCCGAGGTGCCGGGCGGGGCCGGTGAGATCTGGCTGACGCTGCGCGTGACGACCGCCGCCGACGAGCCCTGGGCACCGCGCGGCACCGAGGTGTGCTGCCCGCAGATCCAGTGGTACGAGGCGGACGCGGGCGAGCCGGTGGTGGGCGCCGAGGAGGAGCTCGGGCACATCCCCCCGCCGGAGACGGACGAGAACGGGCTGCTGCTGCACCCGCTGCTCGCCTCCCCGCCGGGCTTGAGCCTGTGGCGGGCCCCGACCGACAACGACGTCCTCGGCGGCATGGCCGGGCGCTGGCGTGAACTGGGTCTGGACCGCGTCGAGCGCGAGCCGGTCGCCGTGGAGCGCAAGGGTTCCACCGTGCGGGTCCGGTCCCGCTGGATGACGGGGGCCGGGGCCGTCGAGCACGAGCAGACGTTCACGGCGCTGGTGGACGGCCGGGTGCTCGTCGAGGAGACGGCCGTCCTGCCCGAGGAGCTGACGGACGTGGCCCGCGTCGGCACGGTGTTCGAGACCGTCGGCGGCTTCGACCACCTGGCCTGGTACGGCCAGGGTCCCTGGGAGAGCTACCCGGACCGCGCGGCCGGGGCGCCCGTCGGCCACCACTCGGCCGCCGTCGACGAGTTGTTCACCCCTTATCTGCGGCCGCAGGAGAGCGGGGGCCGGCACGGCGTACGGCACTTCACGCTCAGCGGAGGCCGGCATGCTCTGGGCGTACGGCTGGACCGGCCCCGGCAGGTCTCGGCGACCCGCCATCGCGCCACCGATCTGGCAGCCGCCGCGCACCACGACGAACTGGCGCCGCGGCCGGGGTGCGTGGTGCACATCGACGCGGCACACCGAGGGCTGGGCACGGCGTCGTGCGGGCCCGACACCTCGCCCGCGTATCTCGTTCCGCCGGGTGTCCACCGCTGGTCGTGGACGCTGCGCGCGCTCTGA
- a CDS encoding carbohydrate ABC transporter permease, translating to MTTAATTSPATGAKRRLRRPKGLTAHLLLILAVLISVFPFVWTIVMATNTTKDIYKSPPKLTFGSHLLENIRNVLNTIDFFGSMLNTLVVACVTTVLVLFVDSLAAFAFAKFDFPGRKVLFGTLLVFMMLPLQLAVLPQFILMSELGWVGMLKALVWPALANAFGIFWLRQYIENGVPDELLDAARIDGAGFFRQYWNVALPMIKPAMSFLAIYVFVNAWNDYIWPLIVLTNPDHVTLQVELAQLNVGHSTDYSMVMAGVLMAAIPLVVVFSVFARGFIAGATEGAVQGS from the coding sequence ATGACGACAGCCGCCACCACATCGCCGGCCACGGGCGCGAAGCGGCGGCTACGGCGCCCCAAGGGCCTGACCGCGCACCTCCTCCTCATCCTGGCCGTCCTGATCTCGGTCTTCCCGTTCGTGTGGACGATCGTGATGGCGACCAACACCACCAAGGACATCTACAAGAGCCCACCGAAGCTGACCTTCGGCTCGCATCTGCTGGAGAACATCCGGAACGTGCTCAACACCATCGACTTCTTCGGGTCGATGCTCAACACGCTCGTCGTCGCGTGCGTCACCACGGTGCTGGTGCTGTTCGTCGACTCCCTGGCGGCCTTCGCCTTCGCCAAGTTCGACTTCCCCGGGCGCAAGGTGCTCTTCGGCACCCTGCTGGTGTTCATGATGCTGCCGCTCCAGCTGGCCGTCCTACCGCAATTCATCCTGATGTCCGAGCTCGGCTGGGTCGGCATGCTCAAGGCGCTGGTCTGGCCCGCCCTCGCCAACGCCTTCGGCATCTTCTGGCTGCGCCAGTACATCGAGAACGGTGTGCCCGACGAACTGCTCGACGCGGCGCGCATCGACGGCGCCGGGTTCTTCCGTCAGTACTGGAACGTCGCACTGCCGATGATCAAGCCGGCGATGTCCTTCCTCGCCATCTACGTCTTCGTCAATGCCTGGAACGACTACATCTGGCCCCTCATCGTGCTCACCAACCCCGACCACGTCACGCTCCAGGTCGAGCTCGCCCAGCTCAACGTCGGCCACAGCACCGACTACAGCATGGTCATGGCCGGTGTGCTCATGGCGGCCATCCCCCTGGTCGTCGTCTTCAGCGTCTTCGCGCGCGGGTTCATCGCGGGCGCCACCGAAGGCGCGGTCCAGGGCAGCTGA
- a CDS encoding alkaline phosphatase family protein, with protein sequence MVDVVGAGRPGRAKVLVVGMDGVRYDRLPLPRPPAGKTPVPLRAPATAPVLHGLMAAGAHGSSLLPYGEVDGQAENGPSTSMAYTDSGPGWSSVLTGVWPDRHGVTGNDFTGADYARYPDFLSRAVTARPGLRAVAAVSWPELVRRGILGPAIGSRVRYDGESDGYGSADRLVADTVVRWLTEDDPDVVFAYFGATDEAGHATGPLSPAYDRALLAQDAHLGRLLDAVEARRSDPARADEHWTVVVTTDHGHLDTGGHGGDTRAEREVFVVLAEPGTLGRTGTPGKPGRLGTPGGTLLESPRLIDIAPTVLDRLGIPVDPAWGLQGRVLPWSATSPPPPPTSERS encoded by the coding sequence GTGGTGGATGTCGTCGGCGCGGGACGGCCGGGGCGCGCCAAGGTCCTCGTGGTGGGGATGGACGGGGTGCGCTACGACCGGCTGCCCCTCCCACGGCCTCCGGCCGGGAAGACCCCCGTCCCCCTTCGCGCGCCGGCCACGGCACCCGTGCTGCACGGCTTGATGGCCGCGGGCGCCCACGGCAGCAGCCTGCTGCCCTACGGCGAGGTGGACGGCCAGGCCGAGAACGGGCCGTCCACCAGCATGGCCTACACCGACTCCGGCCCCGGCTGGTCGAGCGTGCTGACCGGGGTGTGGCCCGACCGGCACGGGGTGACCGGCAACGACTTCACCGGCGCCGACTACGCCCGCTACCCCGACTTCCTCAGCCGGGCCGTCACCGCGCGGCCCGGTCTGCGTGCGGTGGCCGCGGTGTCCTGGCCGGAGCTGGTCCGCCGCGGCATCCTCGGCCCCGCCATCGGCAGCCGCGTGCGGTACGACGGCGAGTCCGACGGTTACGGGAGCGCGGACCGCCTTGTCGCCGATACCGTCGTGCGGTGGCTCACCGAGGACGACCCGGACGTCGTGTTCGCGTACTTCGGCGCCACCGACGAGGCCGGCCACGCCACGGGCCCCCTCAGCCCCGCCTACGACCGGGCCCTCCTCGCCCAGGACGCCCACCTCGGGCGGCTGCTGGACGCCGTCGAGGCCCGGCGCTCCGACCCCGCCCGTGCGGACGAGCACTGGACGGTGGTGGTCACCACGGACCACGGACATCTCGACACGGGCGGCCACGGGGGCGACACACGTGCCGAGCGAGAGGTCTTCGTCGTCCTCGCCGAGCCCGGAACCCTCGGAAGGACCGGAACGCCCGGAAAGCCTGGAAGGCTTGGAACGCCCGGCGGCACCCTGCTGGAATCGCCCCGCCTCATCGACATCGCCCCCACCGTCCTGGACCGTCTCGGCATCCCCGTCGACCCCGCCTGGGGCCTCCAGGGCCGGGTCCTGCCCTGGTCGGCCACGTCCCCTCCGCCACCACCCACTTCGGAACGGTCATGA